A region of Anopheles merus strain MAF chromosome 2R, AmerM5.1, whole genome shotgun sequence DNA encodes the following proteins:
- the LOC121588758 gene encoding ubiquitin carboxyl-terminal hydrolase 8 isoform X1: MNHPKQLYLGERFDDLEKLYMKLPPDIKDREIDIICRSARKLMEQCDENYIKRDEELAYVGYMKLINLVQVIRKNKDYARKKEAITRLLGTQSDFNRIFEKLSKLKNSLEARYEERARQRGGSATLSRAVELERASNGRQPVLGKEAPMVVPIASGQRQSVTATELHAMINDSRVSMLIMDCRPAKDYEASHLRYAYLVNVPEHLLVAGMTAGKINHALPPESRTLWSNRMVKEQVVLMDWNTSGVPVKDTPLYILNYTLCHYDQDIEDTKIIRLDGGYESFVLHYPASCTNPSYRPPTVLDAMGDNIDDIEYPNISDIPMKEESFTKPGFKPTIDRNSKVAAVTLYEARKKPLEDILVEHEQILDKSKQNALEIINTETELKNLEQQQPLEPGLDETQESLLYEVMQLKDRQRDYEAEKARILEEEQSYKQLEQEQKERGEQISSEQAEQLEREAYERRLRDKEREQRELEEKCQRLARERETKLALAREQKRHLKENNVPEPVKRAYPEDDQRSGPYAGNATPARMPLFDRSAKPLADHNHNVRTRDLDVVQRDFAPVYGSVGRGLTGLKNLGNTCYMNSILQCLSNTHFLNEFFHDPSFKMHLNRNNKTQGKIGEEVAAVIKALWTGQYKCIASKNLRYVVGQYERQFGGIEQQDSHEFLTILMDWLHSDLQTKQMQISTSLDQLPPSEKAWIEHFKGKDSYISELFYGQIKSTVKCTRCHKESATYESFSNLSLELPQDSNICYLENCLDMYFNGEEVRGWHCPKCKSNQDAIKKLDISRLPSILVVHFKRFYADPDTMATVYRKKQTLVKFPLSELNMTRYLARTEVNRNKRLTTFRYHLYGVSNHYGSMESGHYTAFCLNNIHQKWFKFDDYNVSSIDASDVQASAAYILFYSCLPDRPQSDTVR; encoded by the exons ATGAACCATCCGAAGCAGCTGTACTTGGGCGAGCGGTTCGACGATTTGGAGAAGCTGTACATGAAGCTGCCGCCCGACATAAAGGACCGGGAGATCGATATTATCTGCCGGTCGGCCCGGAAGCTGATGGAGCAGTGCGATGAGAACTACATCAAGCGGGACGAGGAGCTGGCGTACGTGGGCTACATGAAGCTGATCAACCTGGTGCAGGTCATACGGAAGAACAAGGACTATGCGCGTAAGAAGGAAGCGATCACGCGGCTGCTGGGCACGCAGTCCGACTTTAATCGCATCTTCGAGAAGTTGAGCAAGCTAAAAAACAGCCTGGAGGCCCGGTACGAGGAGCGTGCCCGGCAGAGGGGTGGATCCGCGACCCTATCCCGGGCGGTAGAACTGGAGCGGGCCAGCAACGGAAGGCAACCGGTGTTGGGAAAGGAGGCGCCGATGGTTGTGCCGATCGCTTCCGGGCAAAGGCAATCCGTCACCGCCACGGAACTGCACGCCATGATAAACGATAGCCGGGTCAGCATGCTGATCATGGACTGCCGTCCGGCGAAGGACTACGAAGCGTCGCACCTGCGGTACGCCTATCTCGTGAACGTGCCGGAGCATCTGCTCGTGGCCGGTATGACGGCGGGCAAGATAAATCACGCTCTGCCGCCGGAATCGCGCACGCTCTGGTCGAACCGGATGGTGAAGGAGCAGGTCGTACTGATGGACTGGAACACGTCCGGCGTACCGGTGAAGGATACACCGCTGTACATCTTGAACTACACGCTTTGTCAT TACGATCAGGACATTGAGGACACGAAAATCATTCGACTGGATGGTGGATACGAAAGCTTCGTGCTGCACTACCCGGCCAGCTGTACGAATCCTTCCTATCGGCCACCGACGGTGTTGGACGCCATGGGTGATAATATAG ACGATATTGAATATCCCAACATTAGCGATATACCGATGAAGGAGGAAAGCTTCACCAAGCCCGGCTTTAAGCCAACGATCGATCGTAACAGCAAGGTGGCGGCAGTCACCCTGTACGAGGCGCGCAAAAAACCGCTGGAAGACATACTAGTCGAGCACGAGCAGATACTGGACAAATCGAAGCAGAATGCGCTGGAAATTATCAACACGGAAACGGAGCTGAAGAacctggagcagcagcaaccgctcGAGCCGGGGCTGGACGAAACGCAAGAATCGCTCCTGTACGAAGTGATGCAGCTAAAGGACCGGCAGCGCGATTAC GAAGCAGAGAAAGCACGCATTCTGGAGGAGGAGCAAAGCTACAAGCAGCTGGAGCAGGAGCAGAAGGAACGGGGTGAACAAATTTCCTCCGAGCAGGCGGAGCAGCTCGAGCGGGAAGCGTACGAACGCCG ACTACGCGACAAGGAGCGGGAACAGCGCGAGCTGGAGGAGAAATGCCAACGGTTGGCGCGCGAGCGTGAAACGAAGCTTGCGCTGGCCCGTGAACAGAAGCGGCATCTTAAGGAGAACAACGTGCCCGAGCCGGTAAAGCGGGCTTACCCGGAAGACGACCAGCGGTCCGGCCCGTACGCCGGCAATGCGACGCCCGCCCGGATGCCCCTGTTTGACCGGTCCGCGAAACCGCTGGCGGATCATAATCACAACGTGCGTACGCGCGATCTGGACGTGGTGCAGCGCGACTTTGCCCCAGTGTACGGGAGTGTG ggacGCGGTCTGACCGGGTTGAAGAATTTAGGTAACACCTGCTACATGAACAGCATACTGCAGTGCCTCAGCAATACGCACTTTCTCAACGAATTCTTCCACGATCCGTCGTTCAAGATGCACCTCAACCG caacaacaaaacgcagGGCAAGATTGGGGAAGAGGTGGCCGCCGTCATCAAGGCACTGTGGACGGGGCAGTACAAGTGTATTGCAAGCAAAAATTTGCGG TACGTCGTTGGACAGTACGAGCGCCAGTTCGGGGGCATCGAGCAGCAGGATTCGCACGAGTTTCTTACCATCCTCATGGATTGGCTACATTCCGATCTGCAGACGAAACAGATGCAG ATATCGACCAGCCTCGATCAGCTGCCCCCGTCGGAAAAGGCATGGATAGAGCATTTCAAGGGCAAGGACAGCTACATCTCGGAGCTGTTCTACGGGCAGATCAAAAGTACGGTCAAGTGCACCCGGTGCCACAAGGAAAGTGCCACCTACGAATCGTTCTCGAATCTCAGCCTGGAGCTGCCGCAAGATTCAAACATCTGCTACCTGGAG AATTGCCTCGACATGTACTTCAACGGCGAGGAGGTGCGCGGCTGGCACTGTCCAAAGTGTAAGAGCAATCAGGACGCGATCAAAAAGCTGGACATCTCCCGGCTACCGTCGATACTGGTGGTGCACTTCAAGCGCTTCTACGCCGACCCGGACACGATGGCGACGGTGTACCGGAAGAAGCAAACGCTCGTCAAGTTTCCGCTCAGCGAGCTGAACATGACGCGCTACCTGGCCCGCACCGAGGTGAACCGGAACAAGCGGCTCACCACGTTCCGGTACCATCTGTACGGCGTTTCCAACCACTACGGCTCGATGGAGAGCGGCCACTACACGGCATTCTGCCTGAACAATATACATCAAAA ATGGTTCAAGTTCGACGATTACAACGTGTCCAGCATCGATGCGTCGGATGTGCAAGCGAGCGCAGCGTACATTCTTTTCTACTCCTGCCTACCCGACCGGCCACAGTCGGACACAGTGCGATAA
- the LOC121588762 gene encoding protein unc-50 homolog: MKYATSPTPSRSNSSLLGMSSRTASPLPAPANYRDCMSATTKSYKYLRRFIKFDQMDFEYAMWQMVYLFIAPKKVYRNFNYRKQTKSQFARDDPAFLVLLVGCLCVTSIGFAWVLSLGFLQTILFTLYVVFVDCIFCGMIVATLLWVIANRYFRDRNSDFDMEWGYAFDVHLNAFFPPLILLHFIQLFFYHPLISRDWFISTFIGNTIWLLALGYYIYITFLGYNVVPSLKNTRIILVTLPLLCLFYVVTLIIGWNLSVSLMYYYHYRVL, translated from the exons ATGAAGTACGCTACGTCACCTACGCCATCCCGGAGCAACAGCTCGCTGCTGGGGATGTCTTCCAGAACGGCATCGCCACTGCCCGCACCGGCCAACTATCGCGATTGCATGAGCGCCACAACGAAAAGCTACAAATACCTGCGGCGTTTCATCAAATTCGACCAAATGGACTTTGAGTATGCAATGTGGCAGATGGTGTACCTATTCATCGCACCGAAGAAAGTCTATCGCAACTTCAACTACCGCAAAC AAACCAAATCACAATTTGCTCGAGATGATCCAGCCTTCCTGGTGTTGCTAGTGGGTTGCCTTTGTG TCACGTCAATTGGGTTCGCGTGGGTGTTAAGCTTAGGGTTTCTGCAGACGATCCTGTTCACACTGTACGTCGTGTTTGTCGACTGCATATTCTGCGGCATGATCGTGGCCACGCTGCTTTGGGTGATTGCGAATCGCTACTTTCGCGATCGAAACAGTGACTTCGACATGGAGTGGGGCTACGCGTTCGATGTGCATTTGAATGCGTTCTTCCCGCCCCTGATACTGCTGCATTTCATACAGCTGTTCTTCTACCATCCGCTGATTAGCAGGGACTGGTTCATATCAACGTTCATCGGCAACACCATTTGGCTGTTGGCGCTCGGATACTACATCTATATCACTTTCCTGGGATATAATG TTGTCCCGTCGCTGAAAAATACGCGAATAATTCTCGTAACACTACCGCTTCTGTGTTTGTTCTACGTCGTGACGTTAATTATAGGATGGAATTTGAGTGTGTCGCTGATGTACTACTATCACTATCGAGTGTTGTAA
- the LOC121588758 gene encoding ubiquitin carboxyl-terminal hydrolase 8 isoform X2: MNHPKQLYLGERFDDLEKLYMKLPPDIKDREIDIICRSARKLMEQCDENYIKRDEELAYVGYMKLINLVQVIRKNKDYARKKEAITRLLGTQSDFNRIFEKLSKLKNSLEARYEERARQRGGSATLSRAVELERASNGRQPVLGKEAPMVVPIASGQRQSVTATELHAMINDSRVSMLIMDCRPAKDYEASHLRYAYLVNVPEHLLVAGMTAGKINHALPPESRTLWSNRMVKEQVVLMDWNTSGVPVKDTPLYILNYTLCHYDQDIEDTKIIRLDGGYESFVLHYPASCTNPSYRPPTVLDAMGDNIDDIEYPNISDIPMKEESFTKPGFKPTIDRNSKVAAVTLYEARKKPLEDILVEHEQILDKSKQNALEIINTETELKNLEQQQPLEPGLDETQESLLYEVMQLKDRQRDYEAEKARILEEEQSYKQLEQEQKERGEQISSEQAEQLEREAYERRLRDKEREQRELEEKCQRLARERETKLALAREQKRHLKENNVPEPVKRAYPEDDQRSGPYAGNATPARMPLFDRSAKPLADHNHNVRTRDLDVVQRDFAPVYGSVSAYSTFGSSSKPDGKMVVVAGYKIKLPHYHQLIPYKKGRGLTGLKNLGNTCYMNSILQCLSNTHFLNEFFHDPSFKMHLNRNNKTQGKIGEEVAAVIKALWTGQYKCIASKNLRYVVGQYERQFGGIEQQDSHEFLTILMDWLHSDLQTKQMQISTSLDQLPPSEKAWIEHFKGKDSYISELFYGQIKSTVKCTRCHKESATYESFSNLSLELPQDSNICYLENCLDMYFNGEEVRGWHCPKCKSNQDAIKKLDISRLPSILVVHFKRFYADPDTMATVYRKKQTLVKFPLSELNMTRYLARTEVNRNKRLTTFRYHLYGVSNHYGSMESGHYTAFCLNNIHQKWFKFDDYNVSSIDASDVQASAAYILFYSCLPDRPQSDTVR; encoded by the exons ATGAACCATCCGAAGCAGCTGTACTTGGGCGAGCGGTTCGACGATTTGGAGAAGCTGTACATGAAGCTGCCGCCCGACATAAAGGACCGGGAGATCGATATTATCTGCCGGTCGGCCCGGAAGCTGATGGAGCAGTGCGATGAGAACTACATCAAGCGGGACGAGGAGCTGGCGTACGTGGGCTACATGAAGCTGATCAACCTGGTGCAGGTCATACGGAAGAACAAGGACTATGCGCGTAAGAAGGAAGCGATCACGCGGCTGCTGGGCACGCAGTCCGACTTTAATCGCATCTTCGAGAAGTTGAGCAAGCTAAAAAACAGCCTGGAGGCCCGGTACGAGGAGCGTGCCCGGCAGAGGGGTGGATCCGCGACCCTATCCCGGGCGGTAGAACTGGAGCGGGCCAGCAACGGAAGGCAACCGGTGTTGGGAAAGGAGGCGCCGATGGTTGTGCCGATCGCTTCCGGGCAAAGGCAATCCGTCACCGCCACGGAACTGCACGCCATGATAAACGATAGCCGGGTCAGCATGCTGATCATGGACTGCCGTCCGGCGAAGGACTACGAAGCGTCGCACCTGCGGTACGCCTATCTCGTGAACGTGCCGGAGCATCTGCTCGTGGCCGGTATGACGGCGGGCAAGATAAATCACGCTCTGCCGCCGGAATCGCGCACGCTCTGGTCGAACCGGATGGTGAAGGAGCAGGTCGTACTGATGGACTGGAACACGTCCGGCGTACCGGTGAAGGATACACCGCTGTACATCTTGAACTACACGCTTTGTCAT TACGATCAGGACATTGAGGACACGAAAATCATTCGACTGGATGGTGGATACGAAAGCTTCGTGCTGCACTACCCGGCCAGCTGTACGAATCCTTCCTATCGGCCACCGACGGTGTTGGACGCCATGGGTGATAATATAG ACGATATTGAATATCCCAACATTAGCGATATACCGATGAAGGAGGAAAGCTTCACCAAGCCCGGCTTTAAGCCAACGATCGATCGTAACAGCAAGGTGGCGGCAGTCACCCTGTACGAGGCGCGCAAAAAACCGCTGGAAGACATACTAGTCGAGCACGAGCAGATACTGGACAAATCGAAGCAGAATGCGCTGGAAATTATCAACACGGAAACGGAGCTGAAGAacctggagcagcagcaaccgctcGAGCCGGGGCTGGACGAAACGCAAGAATCGCTCCTGTACGAAGTGATGCAGCTAAAGGACCGGCAGCGCGATTAC GAAGCAGAGAAAGCACGCATTCTGGAGGAGGAGCAAAGCTACAAGCAGCTGGAGCAGGAGCAGAAGGAACGGGGTGAACAAATTTCCTCCGAGCAGGCGGAGCAGCTCGAGCGGGAAGCGTACGAACGCCG ACTACGCGACAAGGAGCGGGAACAGCGCGAGCTGGAGGAGAAATGCCAACGGTTGGCGCGCGAGCGTGAAACGAAGCTTGCGCTGGCCCGTGAACAGAAGCGGCATCTTAAGGAGAACAACGTGCCCGAGCCGGTAAAGCGGGCTTACCCGGAAGACGACCAGCGGTCCGGCCCGTACGCCGGCAATGCGACGCCCGCCCGGATGCCCCTGTTTGACCGGTCCGCGAAACCGCTGGCGGATCATAATCACAACGTGCGTACGCGCGATCTGGACGTGGTGCAGCGCGACTTTGCCCCAGTGTACGGGAGTGTG AGTGCCTATT CAACGTTTGGCAGCTCTTCAAAACCGGACGGCAAGATGGTCGTTGTCGCGGGATATAAAATAAAGCTTCCACACTACCATCAGCTCATCCCGTACAAAAAG ggacGCGGTCTGACCGGGTTGAAGAATTTAGGTAACACCTGCTACATGAACAGCATACTGCAGTGCCTCAGCAATACGCACTTTCTCAACGAATTCTTCCACGATCCGTCGTTCAAGATGCACCTCAACCG caacaacaaaacgcagGGCAAGATTGGGGAAGAGGTGGCCGCCGTCATCAAGGCACTGTGGACGGGGCAGTACAAGTGTATTGCAAGCAAAAATTTGCGG TACGTCGTTGGACAGTACGAGCGCCAGTTCGGGGGCATCGAGCAGCAGGATTCGCACGAGTTTCTTACCATCCTCATGGATTGGCTACATTCCGATCTGCAGACGAAACAGATGCAG ATATCGACCAGCCTCGATCAGCTGCCCCCGTCGGAAAAGGCATGGATAGAGCATTTCAAGGGCAAGGACAGCTACATCTCGGAGCTGTTCTACGGGCAGATCAAAAGTACGGTCAAGTGCACCCGGTGCCACAAGGAAAGTGCCACCTACGAATCGTTCTCGAATCTCAGCCTGGAGCTGCCGCAAGATTCAAACATCTGCTACCTGGAG AATTGCCTCGACATGTACTTCAACGGCGAGGAGGTGCGCGGCTGGCACTGTCCAAAGTGTAAGAGCAATCAGGACGCGATCAAAAAGCTGGACATCTCCCGGCTACCGTCGATACTGGTGGTGCACTTCAAGCGCTTCTACGCCGACCCGGACACGATGGCGACGGTGTACCGGAAGAAGCAAACGCTCGTCAAGTTTCCGCTCAGCGAGCTGAACATGACGCGCTACCTGGCCCGCACCGAGGTGAACCGGAACAAGCGGCTCACCACGTTCCGGTACCATCTGTACGGCGTTTCCAACCACTACGGCTCGATGGAGAGCGGCCACTACACGGCATTCTGCCTGAACAATATACATCAAAA ATGGTTCAAGTTCGACGATTACAACGTGTCCAGCATCGATGCGTCGGATGTGCAAGCGAGCGCAGCGTACATTCTTTTCTACTCCTGCCTACCCGACCGGCCACAGTCGGACACAGTGCGATAA
- the LOC121588760 gene encoding mothers against decapentaplegic homolog 4 isoform X2, with product MVGLTGGSHLYAAGIPAAAQEIVRDMAAMPTAAPTSADACLSIVHSLMCHRQGGESEGFSKRAIESLVKKLKEKRDELDSLITAITTNGAHPSKCVTIQRTLDGRLQVAGRKGFPHVIYARIWRWPDLHKNELKHVKFCQFAFDLKCDSVCVNPYHYERVVSPGIDLSGLTLQSGPSRLIKDEYTPGSVVGGGMDIDGNEIGTIQHHPSMVASGAYGTMSMHPQVPASVIGGPPGMVNNGLRAPPSSQQQPQQQPSQQPQPSSQSNAQLTNGGSNGLLGSSSQAGGSGGPSGGGLLGTDGSQYYTNAGDPSMGNDPQTGMGGPPSMSGSLSATSPVSPHLQQNGYVSASNGQSAQAGGPASGQAQPSQSAAQQYQPQQQQQQQQQQQQPQSQQQQQQQQQQQQSGSATWSGSNTLNYTQSIQPPAHASGSHQQQASQQQSQYWPHGSGGSSSAVVAPSGASVGNATGGQLAGELPGQQRLLSRQPAPEYWCSVAYFELDTQVGEMFKVPSNRPNVTIDGYVDPSGGNRFCLGALSNVHRTEQSEKARLHIGKGVQLDLRGEGDVWLRCLSDHSVFVQSYYLDREAGRTPGDAVHKIYPGACIKVFDLRQCHLQMQSLANCAQKAAQMQAAVVAGVSAVGAPRSLSAAAGIGVDDLRRLCILRLSFVKGWGPDYPRQSIKETPCWVEVHLHRALQLLDEVLHQMPIDGPRAIE from the exons ATGGTCGGGCTGACGGGTGGATCGCATCTCTATGCGGCCGGCATACCGGCGGCCGCACAGGAAA TCGTCCGCGACATGGCAGCGATGCCAACGGCCGCCCCGACCAGTGCGGACGCCTGCCTGAGCATCGTTCACTCGCTGATGTGCCACCGGCAGGGAGGCGAGAGCGAAGGCTTCTCCAAGCGCGCGATCGAGTCGCTGGTGAAGAAGCTGAAGGAGAAGCGGGACGAGCTGGATTCGCTCATCACGGCCATCACAACGAACGGCGCACATCCGAGCAAGTGCGTCACGATACAACGCACGCTCGATGGCCGCTTGCAG GTCGCAGGTCGCAAAGGATTCCCGCACGTCATCTACGCCCGCATCTGGCGCTGGCCCGATCTGCACAAGAACGAGCTCAAGCACGTCAAGTTCTGCCAGTTTGCGTTCGATCTGAAGTGTGACTCGGTGTGCGTTAATCCGTACCACTACGAGCGTGTCGTGTCACCCGGAATCG ATCTTTCGGGGCTCACGCTACAGTCCGGTCCGAGCCGGCTCATCAAGGACGAGTACACGCCGGGCTCGGTCGTCGGTGGCGGTATGGACATCGATGGCAATGAAATCGGCACCATACAGCACCATCCCTCGATGGTGGCGAGTGGTGCATACGGTACCATGTCAATGCATCCGCAAGTGCCCG CATCCGTCATCGGTGGTCCGCCCGGGATGGTGAACAATGGTTTGCGAGCGCCACCGAGCTCACAGCAacagccacagcagcaaccGTCACAGCAGCCACAGCCTTCATCACAGTCCAACGCCCAGCTTACGAACGGTGGCAGCAACGGTCTGCTGGGCAGCTCCAGTCAAGCGGGCGGAAGCGGCGGCCCCAGTGGCGGCGGATTGCTCGGTACGGACGGGTCGCAGTACTACACCAATGCGGGCGACCCGTCGATGGGAAACGATCCACAAACGGGAATGGGTGGTCCGCCCAGCATGTCCGGATCGCTTTCGGCCACTTCGCCCGTCTCACCCCATCTGCAGCAGAACGGATACGTATCCGCTAGCAACGGCCAGTCGGCACAGGCCGGTGGTCCCGCCAGTGGGCAAGCGCAACCGAGCCAATCGGCCGCCCAACAGTACCagccacaacagcagcagcagcaacaacaacaacaacaacagccacagtcccaacaacaacagcaacagcaacaacaacagcagcagagcGGCTCTGCGACCTGGTCCGGTTCGAATACGCTGAACTACACGCAATCGATACAGCCACCGGCACACGCTAGCGGCtcgcaccagcagcaagcGTCGCAACAGCAGTCACAGTACTGGCCCCACGGTTCTGGCGGTTCGTCCAGCGCCGTTGTGGCGCCGTCTGGTGCCAGTGTCGGCAACGCGACCGGCGGACAGCTGGCCGGTGAGTTGCCCGGTCAGCAGCGGCTGCTGTCGCGCCAGCCCGCGCCCGAGTACTGGTGCTCGGTGGCCTACTTTGAGCTGGACACCCAGGTGGGTGAAATGTTTAAAGTGCCCTCAAACCGCCCGAACGTCACCATCGATGGGTATGTGGATCCGTCCGGTGGCAATCGCTTCTGTCTCGGTGCGCTTAGCAAtgtgcaccgaacggaacaGAGCGAAAAGGCAAG ACTACACATTGGGAAAGGTGTACAGCTGGATCTGCGCGGCGAAGGGGACGTCTGGCTGCGGTGTCTCAGTGACCATTCAGTATTCGTACAGAGCTACTACCTCGACCGGGAGGCGGGCCGAACGCCAGGCGATGCCGTACACAAAATCTATCCCGGAGCGTGCATAAAG GTATTTGACTTGCGACAGTGTCATTTGCAGATGCAATCCCTCGCCAACTGTGCCCAGAAAGCGGCCCAGATGCAGGCTGCTGTTGTGGCGGGCGTATCAGCCGTTGGAGCTCCTAGAA GCCTCTCCGCAGCGGCTGGTATCGGGGTGGACGATTTACGGCGCCTCTGCATCTTGCGATTGTCGTTCGTGAAGGGATGGGGCCCCGACTATCCCCGACAGTCGATCAAAGAAACGCCCTGCTGGGTCGAGGTGCATCTGCACCGGGCCCTGCAGCTGCTGGACGAGGTGCTGCATCAGATGCCGATCGATGGGCCGCGAGCAATCGAGTAA
- the LOC121588760 gene encoding mothers against decapentaplegic homolog 4 isoform X1, translating to MVGLTGGSHLYAAGIPAAAQEIVRDMAAMPTAAPTSADACLSIVHSLMCHRQGGESEGFSKRAIESLVKKLKEKRDELDSLITAITTNGAHPSKCVTIQRTLDGRLQVAGRKGFPHVIYARIWRWPDLHKNELKHVKFCQFAFDLKCDSVCVNPYHYERVVSPGIDLSGLTLQSGPSRLIKDEYTPGSVVGGGMDIDGNEIGTIQHHPSMVASGAYGTMSMHPQVPDPSQLGGLYGASSGPRPIPKLESADPSRNSGPSSWMSGAGSVGGPSSAAAAMLSASSGGQQQHARLSSSLPLSSVIGGPPGMVNNGLRAPPSSQQQPQQQPSQQPQPSSQSNAQLTNGGSNGLLGSSSQAGGSGGPSGGGLLGTDGSQYYTNAGDPSMGNDPQTGMGGPPSMSGSLSATSPVSPHLQQNGYVSASNGQSAQAGGPASGQAQPSQSAAQQYQPQQQQQQQQQQQQPQSQQQQQQQQQQQQSGSATWSGSNTLNYTQSIQPPAHASGSHQQQASQQQSQYWPHGSGGSSSAVVAPSGASVGNATGGQLAGELPGQQRLLSRQPAPEYWCSVAYFELDTQVGEMFKVPSNRPNVTIDGYVDPSGGNRFCLGALSNVHRTEQSEKARLHIGKGVQLDLRGEGDVWLRCLSDHSVFVQSYYLDREAGRTPGDAVHKIYPGACIKVFDLRQCHLQMQSLANCAQKAAQMQAAVVAGVSAVGAPRSLSAAAGIGVDDLRRLCILRLSFVKGWGPDYPRQSIKETPCWVEVHLHRALQLLDEVLHQMPIDGPRAIE from the exons ATGGTCGGGCTGACGGGTGGATCGCATCTCTATGCGGCCGGCATACCGGCGGCCGCACAGGAAA TCGTCCGCGACATGGCAGCGATGCCAACGGCCGCCCCGACCAGTGCGGACGCCTGCCTGAGCATCGTTCACTCGCTGATGTGCCACCGGCAGGGAGGCGAGAGCGAAGGCTTCTCCAAGCGCGCGATCGAGTCGCTGGTGAAGAAGCTGAAGGAGAAGCGGGACGAGCTGGATTCGCTCATCACGGCCATCACAACGAACGGCGCACATCCGAGCAAGTGCGTCACGATACAACGCACGCTCGATGGCCGCTTGCAG GTCGCAGGTCGCAAAGGATTCCCGCACGTCATCTACGCCCGCATCTGGCGCTGGCCCGATCTGCACAAGAACGAGCTCAAGCACGTCAAGTTCTGCCAGTTTGCGTTCGATCTGAAGTGTGACTCGGTGTGCGTTAATCCGTACCACTACGAGCGTGTCGTGTCACCCGGAATCG ATCTTTCGGGGCTCACGCTACAGTCCGGTCCGAGCCGGCTCATCAAGGACGAGTACACGCCGGGCTCGGTCGTCGGTGGCGGTATGGACATCGATGGCAATGAAATCGGCACCATACAGCACCATCCCTCGATGGTGGCGAGTGGTGCATACGGTACCATGTCAATGCATCCGCAAGTGCCCG ACCCATCACAGTTGGGCGGCTTGTATGGAGCTAGCAGCGGTCCACGGCCGATACCGAAGCTAGAGTCCGCCGACCCGTCCCGAAATAGTGGCCCGAGCAGCTGGATGAGCGGTGCCGGCAGCGTCGGTGGGCCTTCGTCCGCTGCGGCTGCCATGCTGTCGGCCTCGTCcggcggccagcagcagcacgctcGTTTGTCTTCTTCATTACCGCTTT CATCCGTCATCGGTGGTCCGCCCGGGATGGTGAACAATGGTTTGCGAGCGCCACCGAGCTCACAGCAacagccacagcagcaaccGTCACAGCAGCCACAGCCTTCATCACAGTCCAACGCCCAGCTTACGAACGGTGGCAGCAACGGTCTGCTGGGCAGCTCCAGTCAAGCGGGCGGAAGCGGCGGCCCCAGTGGCGGCGGATTGCTCGGTACGGACGGGTCGCAGTACTACACCAATGCGGGCGACCCGTCGATGGGAAACGATCCACAAACGGGAATGGGTGGTCCGCCCAGCATGTCCGGATCGCTTTCGGCCACTTCGCCCGTCTCACCCCATCTGCAGCAGAACGGATACGTATCCGCTAGCAACGGCCAGTCGGCACAGGCCGGTGGTCCCGCCAGTGGGCAAGCGCAACCGAGCCAATCGGCCGCCCAACAGTACCagccacaacagcagcagcagcaacaacaacaacaacaacagccacagtcccaacaacaacagcaacagcaacaacaacagcagcagagcGGCTCTGCGACCTGGTCCGGTTCGAATACGCTGAACTACACGCAATCGATACAGCCACCGGCACACGCTAGCGGCtcgcaccagcagcaagcGTCGCAACAGCAGTCACAGTACTGGCCCCACGGTTCTGGCGGTTCGTCCAGCGCCGTTGTGGCGCCGTCTGGTGCCAGTGTCGGCAACGCGACCGGCGGACAGCTGGCCGGTGAGTTGCCCGGTCAGCAGCGGCTGCTGTCGCGCCAGCCCGCGCCCGAGTACTGGTGCTCGGTGGCCTACTTTGAGCTGGACACCCAGGTGGGTGAAATGTTTAAAGTGCCCTCAAACCGCCCGAACGTCACCATCGATGGGTATGTGGATCCGTCCGGTGGCAATCGCTTCTGTCTCGGTGCGCTTAGCAAtgtgcaccgaacggaacaGAGCGAAAAGGCAAG ACTACACATTGGGAAAGGTGTACAGCTGGATCTGCGCGGCGAAGGGGACGTCTGGCTGCGGTGTCTCAGTGACCATTCAGTATTCGTACAGAGCTACTACCTCGACCGGGAGGCGGGCCGAACGCCAGGCGATGCCGTACACAAAATCTATCCCGGAGCGTGCATAAAG GTATTTGACTTGCGACAGTGTCATTTGCAGATGCAATCCCTCGCCAACTGTGCCCAGAAAGCGGCCCAGATGCAGGCTGCTGTTGTGGCGGGCGTATCAGCCGTTGGAGCTCCTAGAA GCCTCTCCGCAGCGGCTGGTATCGGGGTGGACGATTTACGGCGCCTCTGCATCTTGCGATTGTCGTTCGTGAAGGGATGGGGCCCCGACTATCCCCGACAGTCGATCAAAGAAACGCCCTGCTGGGTCGAGGTGCATCTGCACCGGGCCCTGCAGCTGCTGGACGAGGTGCTGCATCAGATGCCGATCGATGGGCCGCGAGCAATCGAGTAA